In Paenibacillus sp. FSL R7-0345, a single window of DNA contains:
- a CDS encoding sugar ABC transporter substrate-binding protein, which translates to MKFTKTVGMGMMALLLVVSTACSSGNNGASSTEKPAGTTAANAGSSNAEAGAAEDYTFGAGQTFHSNEPVSYSMMYSDHENYPYKADWRLWSAIQEKTNVTFDLSITARTEYENQKSLLVNSGDAPYIIPKTYDESAFVASGQIVPVSDWVQYMPNYTKAVKDWGMEEDLKMKLRDDGKYYLLPGMWEIAGGGYSYIIRKDVFEAAGVDVEGEQGNWTYEEFAAALKKVKDFTGSQYVISDQFKGESALNIAAVQYGVTAGWGISNGLTFDNDKQQFVFADNSDDFKSFVGYFSKLVSDGILDPETFTQEDDAAQAKFFKGDTYAISGVYQVLADFKSKMQDPNAELYMITQPGGPKGKLQIENSRLENGIMISQNALDDLGEEEFIKMLRFIDWFWYSNEGQMLSLWGVEGETYTLDADGNVVLNPDIYYNGMNEGAPKQLNVDYGFAGGMFAYGGSEKLRLSKMTEGERDFMTRIQETRETRKLIPPIMATAEESEQMKLISTPLMDYVKTMTLKFATGQESLDNWDNYKAQVEANGSTRYTELANEIFVKTKSLLGY; encoded by the coding sequence ATGAAATTTACAAAAACAGTTGGCATGGGGATGATGGCACTGCTGCTTGTTGTTTCAACAGCCTGTTCATCCGGTAACAACGGCGCATCGAGTACAGAAAAGCCTGCGGGGACAACCGCTGCAAATGCAGGCTCGTCTAATGCGGAAGCGGGTGCGGCGGAGGATTATACTTTTGGCGCAGGCCAGACGTTCCATTCCAATGAGCCTGTCAGCTACTCGATGATGTACAGCGACCATGAGAACTATCCGTATAAAGCGGACTGGAGACTGTGGAGCGCGATTCAGGAGAAAACGAACGTAACCTTCGACCTGTCGATTACAGCCAGAACCGAATACGAAAATCAGAAATCCCTACTGGTTAACAGCGGTGACGCGCCATACATTATTCCTAAAACCTATGATGAATCCGCGTTTGTAGCATCCGGCCAGATCGTTCCGGTCAGTGACTGGGTCCAGTACATGCCGAACTATACCAAGGCGGTCAAGGACTGGGGCATGGAAGAGGATCTGAAGATGAAGCTGCGGGATGACGGCAAGTATTACCTGCTTCCGGGTATGTGGGAGATTGCGGGCGGAGGTTACTCGTATATTATCCGTAAGGATGTTTTTGAGGCAGCCGGAGTGGATGTAGAGGGTGAGCAGGGCAACTGGACGTATGAGGAGTTTGCTGCAGCCTTGAAAAAGGTAAAAGATTTCACGGGTTCCCAGTACGTCATTTCCGACCAGTTCAAAGGTGAGTCTGCCCTGAATATCGCAGCTGTACAATATGGCGTGACCGCTGGTTGGGGGATTTCCAACGGACTGACGTTTGATAACGACAAGCAGCAATTTGTTTTTGCCGATAACTCGGATGATTTCAAAAGCTTCGTCGGCTACTTCAGCAAGCTCGTGAGCGACGGCATTCTGGACCCTGAAACGTTCACCCAGGAGGACGATGCGGCGCAGGCGAAGTTCTTCAAAGGTGACACCTACGCGATCAGCGGCGTGTACCAGGTACTGGCCGACTTCAAGAGCAAGATGCAGGACCCGAATGCTGAATTGTATATGATTACTCAACCGGGCGGGCCGAAAGGCAAGCTGCAGATCGAGAACTCACGGCTGGAGAACGGGATCATGATCAGCCAGAATGCGCTGGATGACCTGGGTGAAGAGGAATTCATCAAAATGCTCCGTTTCATTGACTGGTTCTGGTATTCCAATGAAGGCCAGATGCTGAGCCTGTGGGGTGTGGAAGGCGAGACGTACACGCTTGATGCAGACGGCAATGTGGTGCTGAATCCGGATATTTACTATAACGGAATGAACGAAGGCGCTCCTAAGCAGCTGAACGTTGATTACGGCTTCGCCGGAGGGATGTTCGCTTACGGCGGCTCGGAGAAGCTCCGCTTGTCCAAAATGACCGAAGGCGAGCGCGACTTCATGACCCGCATCCAGGAGACGCGTGAGACGCGCAAGCTGATCCCGCCGATTATGGCGACGGCTGAGGAAAGCGAGCAGATGAAGCTGATCTCCACCCCGCTCATGGACTACGTCAAAACGATGACCCTGAAATTCGCCACCGGCCAGGAAAGCCTGGACAACTGGGATAACTACAAAGCCCAGGTAGAGGCTAACGGCAGCACGCGTTATACGGAGCTGGCGAACGAGATTTTTGTGAAGACTAAGAGTTTGTTGGGATATTAG
- a CDS encoding ABC transporter ATP-binding protein, whose amino-acid sequence MARNRFDVDENLESPFNIKHFRRAMIYIRRKKKPMIIAFILSAVSAAISLSAPLIMQHVVDVTIPAKAKGALIGWSALMLLTIVVSVVLATVRSRIMTKVGQDIIFDIRTDLFKHLQELPFKYYDDRPQGKILIRVVNYVNAVSDVLSNGIINFILEIVNLIFIAAFMFAVDVRLSFVTLAGLPVFLGIMLLIKNKQRRAWQAVSNKSSNLNAYLQESISGIGVTQMFSREQRNEGIFTKLAGNFRMEWMRALRYNSLIPFTVDNLATTVMTLIYLVGLLTLSPQDVTFGVILAMSSYAARFWQPILNLSNLYNSFINAVAYLERIFETLDEPVTVSDLPGAKALPPARGQVTFDDVTFAYDPGLNILENISFDVKAGESVALVGPTGAGKTTVVNLISRFYNLTGGRILIDGEDIAGVTMKSLRSQMGIMLQDSFIFSGTILDNIRYGKLDATEEEVIAAAKTVCADEFIREFEQGYMTEVNERGSKLSQGQRQLISFARTLLADPRILILDEATSSIDAKTERLLQKGLNELLKGRTSFIIAHRLSTVKNCDRIMYVANKGIAESGSHEELLARKGLYHRLYTAQKMEA is encoded by the coding sequence GTGGCAAGGAATAGATTCGACGTCGATGAGAATCTGGAGTCGCCGTTTAATATCAAGCATTTCCGGCGGGCCATGATCTATATCCGGCGTAAAAAGAAACCGATGATTATCGCATTCATCCTGAGCGCCGTGTCCGCGGCTATCTCCCTTTCAGCACCGCTGATTATGCAGCATGTGGTTGACGTAACGATCCCGGCCAAAGCCAAGGGTGCGCTGATCGGCTGGTCGGCACTCATGCTGCTGACGATTGTGGTCAGCGTTGTGCTGGCAACGGTCCGCTCACGGATTATGACCAAGGTCGGGCAGGATATTATTTTTGATATCCGGACGGATCTGTTCAAGCATCTGCAGGAGCTGCCGTTCAAGTATTATGATGACCGTCCGCAGGGTAAAATCCTGATCCGGGTAGTCAACTACGTCAACGCCGTTTCCGACGTTCTGTCCAACGGGATTATCAACTTTATTCTGGAGATTGTGAACCTGATCTTCATCGCCGCCTTCATGTTCGCGGTCGATGTCCGGCTCTCGTTCGTTACGCTGGCCGGGCTGCCTGTGTTCCTCGGCATCATGCTGCTGATCAAAAACAAGCAGCGCCGTGCCTGGCAAGCCGTTTCCAATAAAAGCTCTAATCTAAATGCCTATCTGCAAGAGAGCATCAGCGGGATTGGTGTTACCCAGATGTTCTCGCGCGAGCAGCGCAATGAAGGCATCTTCACCAAGCTCGCCGGCAATTTCCGGATGGAGTGGATGCGGGCTTTGCGGTATAACTCGCTGATCCCGTTCACCGTCGATAATCTGGCTACAACGGTTATGACGCTGATCTATCTGGTCGGCCTACTGACGCTGAGCCCGCAGGATGTCACCTTCGGGGTCATTCTCGCAATGAGCAGCTATGCGGCCCGTTTCTGGCAGCCGATCCTTAACTTATCCAACTTGTACAACAGCTTCATCAACGCCGTCGCTTATCTGGAGCGGATCTTCGAAACGCTGGATGAGCCGGTTACGGTCAGCGACCTTCCGGGCGCAAAAGCGCTGCCGCCAGCCCGCGGTCAGGTGACCTTCGACGATGTAACCTTTGCCTATGATCCGGGGCTGAACATTCTGGAGAACATCTCCTTTGACGTCAAGGCCGGCGAAAGTGTGGCTCTGGTTGGACCAACCGGTGCCGGTAAAACCACCGTCGTCAATCTGATTTCCCGGTTCTACAACCTAACAGGCGGCCGGATTCTGATCGACGGCGAGGACATTGCCGGGGTAACCATGAAGTCCTTGCGTAGCCAGATGGGCATCATGCTGCAGGACAGCTTTATTTTCTCGGGAACGATCCTGGACAATATCCGTTACGGTAAGCTGGATGCCACCGAGGAGGAAGTGATCGCCGCAGCCAAAACCGTCTGCGCCGATGAATTCATCCGCGAGTTCGAACAGGGCTATATGACCGAGGTCAACGAGCGCGGCTCCAAGCTCTCGCAAGGTCAGCGCCAGCTGATCTCGTTCGCCAGAACGCTGCTGGCTGACCCGCGCATTCTTATTCTGGATGAGGCGACCTCCTCGATCGATGCCAAGACCGAGCGGCTGCTGCAAAAGGGACTGAACGAGCTGCTCAAAGGCCGCACCTCGTTCATCATCGCGCACCGCCTGTCGACCGTGAAGAACTGCGACCGCATTATGTACGTGGCCAACAAGGGTATCGCCGAAAGCGGCTCGCATGAGGAGCTGCTTGCACGTAAGGGCCTTTACCACCGGCTCTACACGGCGCAGAAGATGGAAGCTTAG
- a CDS encoding ABC transporter ATP-binding protein — translation MFELKWLWQNLQGNRTRYILALCLSVVGSALTIVNPYISQRIVDTFIAGDQAVQNLTDKRGLLIALCLGMIGFSLLRTGLAYLTTMQYERSSQNMMYNIRIYLYNKIQGQDREYYDRNRTGDLMTKMTGDLDMVRHSMAWIFKTIIESVTIFAAAVIYFFTIDAELTLWMLILAPPIFIVAYIFAKRVRPMYIDLRERLSQLNTTTQENISGNRVVKAFAREAFEIEKFTDKNINYSTANKKAALVWLDYFPYLESFAQAFNVILMVAGGLFLMDGRITFGEFAAFTSLIWAISNPMRNIGIIINDIQRFFASLSKIVDIYYAKPAIANEHNPVQKRRYEGRIEFQNVRFKYDSALVLDDVSFTVEPGETVAIMGSTGAGKTTIINLIPRFYDVTSGKVLVDGVDVRNLELDELRGNIGMATQDVLLFSDTIDGNIAYGDPDLPEEDAMEYARKAAAHDFITKMPEGYDTVVGERGVGLSGGQKQRIALARALAVHRPILILDDTTSAVDLETEEHIQRSLRELDYPCTKIIIAQRVSTTCEADRILIIDRGRLIEEGTHAELLAKRGYYYDVFMLQNEGIGRQVSPSGKE, via the coding sequence ATGTTTGAGCTTAAGTGGCTGTGGCAGAACCTGCAGGGTAACCGGACCCGATACATTCTGGCACTGTGCCTCTCGGTGGTAGGCTCCGCGCTTACCATTGTCAACCCGTACATCAGTCAGCGCATCGTCGACACGTTCATCGCCGGTGATCAGGCCGTTCAGAATCTGACGGATAAGCGCGGGCTGCTGATTGCACTTTGTCTGGGCATGATCGGATTTTCCCTGCTGCGGACCGGTCTGGCTTACCTGACAACGATGCAGTATGAGCGTTCCTCGCAGAACATGATGTACAACATCCGTATTTATCTGTACAACAAAATCCAGGGGCAGGACCGTGAGTACTACGACCGCAACCGTACCGGCGACCTTATGACCAAAATGACCGGTGACCTGGACATGGTGCGGCACTCAATGGCGTGGATTTTTAAGACGATCATTGAGTCGGTGACGATTTTTGCAGCCGCTGTCATTTACTTCTTCACGATTGATGCGGAGCTGACATTATGGATGTTGATTCTTGCCCCGCCGATTTTTATTGTGGCCTACATATTTGCAAAGCGCGTGCGCCCGATGTACATCGACCTGCGCGAACGGCTGTCCCAGCTGAATACGACCACACAAGAGAACATTTCCGGGAACCGTGTCGTCAAGGCGTTCGCCCGCGAAGCCTTCGAGATTGAGAAGTTCACAGACAAGAACATTAACTATTCCACCGCCAACAAAAAAGCTGCGCTCGTCTGGCTTGACTATTTTCCTTATCTGGAGAGCTTTGCCCAGGCGTTCAATGTCATTCTGATGGTCGCAGGCGGACTGTTCCTTATGGATGGAAGAATTACCTTCGGGGAGTTTGCCGCCTTCACTTCACTGATCTGGGCGATCTCTAACCCGATGCGCAATATCGGTATTATTATTAATGATATTCAGCGGTTTTTTGCCAGCTTGTCTAAAATCGTCGACATCTACTATGCCAAGCCGGCGATTGCCAATGAGCATAATCCTGTGCAGAAGCGCCGGTACGAAGGACGCATTGAATTTCAGAACGTCCGTTTTAAATATGACAGCGCTCTCGTCCTGGACGATGTGAGCTTTACTGTTGAGCCTGGTGAAACTGTCGCTATCATGGGTTCAACCGGTGCGGGCAAGACAACGATCATCAATCTGATCCCCCGTTTCTATGACGTAACCTCTGGCAAAGTGCTGGTGGACGGCGTGGATGTGCGCAATCTGGAGCTGGATGAGCTGCGGGGCAATATCGGAATGGCTACCCAGGATGTGCTGCTGTTCTCGGATACGATTGACGGCAATATTGCTTACGGCGACCCTGATCTGCCTGAAGAGGATGCGATGGAGTATGCACGAAAAGCTGCCGCCCACGATTTCATTACCAAAATGCCGGAAGGCTACGATACGGTAGTCGGTGAACGCGGCGTCGGCCTATCCGGCGGACAGAAGCAGCGTATTGCACTGGCACGGGCACTCGCTGTACACCGTCCGATTCTGATTCTAGATGATACAACCTCTGCGGTCGATCTGGAGACAGAGGAGCATATCCAGCGCAGTCTGCGTGAACTGGATTACCCTTGCACGAAGATCATCATCGCCCAGCGGGTATCCACTACCTGTGAAGCGGACCGTATCCTGATTATTGACCGCGGCCGTTTGATTGAAGAAGGCACCCATGCCGAGTTATTGGCGAAGCGGGGTTACTACTACGATGTATTTATGCTGCAAAACGAAGGTATTGGAAGGCAGGTGAGCCCGAGTGGCAAGGAATAG
- a CDS encoding GNAT family N-acetyltransferase, which produces MGDWIIRNVDDGDEGTVAAFGFALHMHYLYHGDFEQKNMFVAVKDNEPLALAHLTYHDTFHAAGHDDDPGFIRYLTGEISFGGGEEDEAVKDALLETLIVRSREIKAQHPGKRIVLNQYLDTDNLAEQNYYLKRGFTVYESIVILKYDLSRPVPQYPLPEDVQIRPFLLNNDEAREKYHLAEQACFDGAAWSLNHLAWMQGTPEMVNFCAFSGDQFLGNTSTWRIGDGHSVTENVFVIPPWRSRGIARNLLCTALSHLKKQGKSVATLGTYGTNKKAIRLYTQLGYELDGFRLTLGYEID; this is translated from the coding sequence TTGGGAGATTGGATAATCCGGAATGTGGACGACGGTGACGAAGGGACCGTTGCGGCGTTTGGCTTTGCACTGCATATGCATTATCTGTATCATGGTGATTTTGAGCAGAAGAATATGTTTGTGGCTGTAAAAGATAACGAACCGCTCGCACTCGCCCATTTGACGTACCATGATACGTTCCACGCTGCCGGACATGATGATGACCCGGGATTTATACGCTATCTTACCGGTGAGATCAGCTTTGGCGGCGGGGAAGAGGATGAAGCGGTTAAGGATGCTCTGCTGGAGACGCTAATCGTCCGGTCAAGAGAGATTAAAGCACAGCATCCCGGGAAGCGGATTGTGCTGAACCAGTATCTTGATACCGACAATCTTGCAGAGCAGAACTATTACCTGAAACGCGGTTTTACCGTTTACGAAAGTATTGTTATTTTAAAATATGATCTCAGCCGGCCGGTTCCTCAGTATCCTCTGCCGGAAGATGTGCAGATTCGCCCGTTTCTGCTGAATAATGATGAGGCCCGCGAGAAGTATCATCTGGCAGAGCAAGCCTGCTTTGACGGGGCAGCCTGGAGTCTGAACCATCTGGCCTGGATGCAGGGGACTCCTGAAATGGTGAACTTCTGCGCATTCAGCGGAGACCAGTTTCTGGGCAACACCTCCACATGGAGAATAGGCGACGGCCATAGCGTAACGGAGAACGTATTTGTCATTCCGCCGTGGCGCAGCCGGGGCATCGCCCGGAATCTGCTCTGTACCGCCCTTTCGCACCTCAAGAAGCAGGGCAAATCCGTCGCCACTCTCGGCACCTACGGTACCAATAAAAAAGCCATCCGGCTCTACACTCAGCTCGGCTACGAGCTGGACGGCTTCCGGCTGACGCTGGGTTACGAGATTGATTAA
- a CDS encoding DUF4003 family protein: MKEPFVNRLDLFVSNTQLVKKAFAWKSGQINRLAALLYTAESKTIDTDAIRDSNELIKNSTGLFSTFRGNLSVCIAALLSLSGNKETLLADTLAVYDLLKERKLRASDYLVVAAYQIAANSPADQHQRIADRTRHFYDSMKEYHRFLTGQDDYIFAAMLALSDLEPERGAARMEQLYAELKPEFVSGNSVQALTQVLALGEETPEAAARVIALRDAFRSRGIRMDKEYTLSSLGVLSLLPVDGGMLVQDISDTHDYLRTQKGFGSWSITKQELLLLSTALVSYKHIEAVQSGILNSALSTSLTNIVIAQQTAIAVAAATSAAAASSASH; this comes from the coding sequence ATGAAAGAGCCATTCGTAAACAGACTTGATCTATTCGTCAGCAACACCCAGCTGGTTAAGAAAGCTTTTGCCTGGAAAAGCGGGCAGATCAACCGGCTGGCTGCCTTGCTATATACAGCAGAAAGTAAAACCATAGATACTGACGCCATCCGCGATAGCAATGAGCTAATTAAGAACTCAACCGGCCTGTTCTCCACCTTCCGGGGGAACCTGTCTGTCTGCATCGCAGCGCTGTTATCTCTATCCGGCAACAAAGAGACCCTGCTTGCTGATACGCTCGCCGTCTACGACCTGCTCAAAGAGCGTAAGCTCCGGGCCTCAGATTATCTTGTCGTCGCGGCATATCAGATTGCCGCTAACTCACCGGCTGATCAGCATCAGCGTATCGCAGACAGAACCCGCCATTTCTATGACAGCATGAAGGAGTACCACCGTTTTCTGACCGGGCAGGATGACTATATTTTTGCTGCTATGCTGGCTCTTTCCGATCTTGAGCCGGAACGCGGGGCAGCGCGGATGGAGCAGCTTTATGCCGAGCTGAAGCCGGAGTTTGTGTCCGGCAACAGCGTACAGGCGTTGACCCAGGTACTGGCGCTTGGCGAGGAGACGCCTGAGGCTGCCGCCCGTGTAATTGCCCTGCGTGATGCCTTCCGCAGCAGAGGCATCCGGATGGATAAGGAATATACCCTCTCCTCCCTCGGTGTTCTCTCATTATTACCGGTGGACGGCGGGATGCTTGTACAGGATATCTCCGATACTCATGACTATCTGCGGACCCAAAAGGGCTTCGGCAGCTGGTCTATCACCAAGCAGGAGCTGCTGTTGCTCAGTACTGCCCTGGTATCCTATAAGCATATTGAGGCTGTGCAGAGCGGGATACTGAATTCGGCGCTCTCGACCAGCCTGACCAATATCGTCATCGCCCAGCAGACCGCGATCGCAGTCGCTGCTGCCACTTCCGCCGCTGCTGCTTCTTCGGCTTCGCACTGA
- a CDS encoding zinc ribbon domain-containing protein YjdM yields MNELPNCPQCSSVYTYEDGTQLVCPECGHEWTAGAESGNSEDVKVVKDANGNVLNDGDSVTVIKDLKVKGSSSVLKIGTKVKNIRLVEGDHDIDCKIDGFGAMKLKSEFVRKA; encoded by the coding sequence ATGAATGAATTGCCGAATTGTCCGCAGTGCAGCTCAGTATACACCTATGAGGACGGGACGCAGCTCGTGTGCCCGGAATGCGGGCATGAGTGGACTGCCGGAGCAGAGAGCGGGAACAGCGAAGACGTTAAGGTAGTTAAGGATGCCAACGGAAATGTGCTGAACGACGGCGACTCTGTAACGGTTATTAAGGATCTGAAGGTTAAGGGAAGCTCCTCCGTACTGAAGATCGGCACAAAAGTAAAGAACATCCGGCTGGTGGAAGGCGATCACGACATAGATTGCAAAATCGACGGCTTCGGCGCGATGAAGCTGAAATCGGAGTTTGTGCGGAAGGCATAA